A genomic segment from Pristiophorus japonicus isolate sPriJap1 chromosome 16, sPriJap1.hap1, whole genome shotgun sequence encodes:
- the ptrh2 gene encoding peptidyl-tRNA hydrolase 2, mitochondrial, whose amino-acid sequence MESLEATSAASGGGRVPLPVPRSAEAARLKLESRERLLQVFTERHKMESLSTPLALGILAGLGCGLCLGWLIRGRFLGSLKTLPSARNAGMETSTMGESGEYKMVLVVRNDLKMGKGKVAAQCAHAAVSAYRQVQKRNPDLLRQWEYCGQPKVVVKAPDEDCIVDLLMHAKELGLTVSLIQDAGRTQIAPGSRTVLGVGPASATLVDKVTGHLKLY is encoded by the exons ATGGAAAGCCTTGAGGCGACGTCAGCAGCGAGCGGCGGCGGCCGGGTTCCACTTCCCGTTCCCCGGAGCGCGGAGGCTGCGCGGCTGAAGCTGGAATCCCGGGAGCGGCTCCTACAG GTGTTTACAGAGAGGCACAAAATGGAGTCTCTGTCCACCCCGTTAGCTTTGGGGATCTTGGCCGGACTTGGATGTGGTTTGTGCCTGGGTTGGCTGATACGCGGACGCTTTCTTGGATCATTAAAAACCCTGCCCTCTGCGCGGAACGCCGGGATGGAGACGAGCAccatgggggagagcggggagtaCAAGATGGTGTTGGTGGTCCGTAACGACCTGAAGATGGGGAAAGGTAAAGTGGCGGCTCAGTGTGCGCACGCTGCCGTCTCTGCATACCGGCAGGTCCAGAAACGGAATCCCGATCTGCTTCGGCAGTGGGAGTACTGCGGGCAGCCCAAAGTGGTGGTCAAGGCCCCGGACGAGGACTGCATCGTCGACCTGCTGATGCACGCCAAGGAGCTGGGGCTGACCGTGAGCTTGATCCAGGATGCTGGCCGCACTCAGATCGCGCCTGGCTCGCGCACCGTCCTGGGCGTTGGACCAGCCTCGGCCACATTAGTGGACAAAGTTACGGGGCACCTGAAACTTTATTGA